The proteins below are encoded in one region of Serratia symbiotica:
- a CDS encoding hemin-degrading factor: MSRTLYERYQQAKVDHPGKYARDLASLLGVSEAELIHARVGHDAHRLQANTRILLADLEYIGVTKSITRNLYAVHELMGCYRNQHLNDHAGLILNPRELDLRLFLNQWASAFAMSETSKCGVRHSIQFFDHQGDALHKVYTTDKTDLPVWMALVERHKNAENPPLILLPAEAVPLSTTPDAKKIDREWREMIDVHQFFKLLSRNKLTRQQVFRAVGDDLAFQVDNGALTQLLNAAQQRQNEIMIFVSNRGCVQIFTGQIERWMPLKGWINIFNRRFKLHLDENAIAESWVTRKPTKDGIVTSLELFAADGTQIAQLNGQRTEGQAEQTHWREQIAALQANDV; the protein is encoded by the coding sequence ATGAGCAGAACCCTGTATGAACGCTACCAACAGGCTAAAGTCGATCATCCGGGAAAATACGCTCGCGATTTGGCAAGTCTCCTTGGTGTAAGTGAAGCTGAGCTAATCCATGCCCGCGTCGGCCATGATGCTCACCGCTTGCAGGCTAATACCCGCATCCTGCTCGCCGACCTCGAATACATCGGCGTCACCAAATCCATCACCCGTAATCTTTATGCTGTGCATGAGCTGATGGGGTGCTACCGTAACCAGCATCTCAACGACCATGCAGGCCTGATCCTCAATCCGCGTGAACTGGATTTGCGTCTGTTCCTCAACCAGTGGGCCAGCGCCTTCGCCATGAGCGAGACGAGCAAATGTGGCGTGCGCCATAGCATTCAGTTCTTTGACCATCAGGGCGATGCATTACATAAAGTGTACACCACCGACAAAACTGATTTGCCAGTGTGGATGGCGTTGGTTGAACGCCACAAGAACGCGGAAAATCCGCCCCTGATATTACTTCCTGCTGAGGCTGTTCCTCTCAGCACCACGCCGGACGCTAAAAAAATCGACCGCGAATGGCGTGAAATGATCGATGTTCACCAGTTTTTCAAGCTGCTAAGCCGCAATAAGCTGACGCGCCAACAGGTGTTTCGCGCTGTTGGCGACGATCTGGCCTTTCAAGTGGATAATGGTGCGCTGACGCAGTTGTTAAATGCTGCCCAGCAGCGGCAAAACGAAATTATGATTTTTGTCAGCAACCGTGGCTGTGTGCAAATCTTTACCGGCCAGATCGAGCGCTGGATGCCGCTGAAAGGCTGGATCAATATCTTTAACCGCCGCTTCAAGCTGCACCTGGACGAAAATGCGATCGCCGAAAGCTGGGTCACTCGTAAACCGACCAAAGACGGCATCGTCACCAGCCTGGAACTGTTTGCCGCCGATGGTACGCAGATTGCCCAGCTTAACGGGCAGCGTACCGAGGGGCAAGCGGAACAAACTCACTGGCGTGAGCAAATCGCAGCGCTGCAAGCAAATGATGTGTAG
- a CDS encoding protease inhibitor I42 family protein, which translates to MMSQKLISAQRFILKLYKKTILSTAVFFTKIFQDLLMVIKVRKIILILAFFFPLMAVSTPYGNPLQKKIVKKGKMFIIKLPANPTTGYGWTVRKSPHQVIYLGKHYVQSPECKKGIVGCSGIEILRFNAIEAGKGELQLQYVRPWDLPYLKAGVKLWMSS; encoded by the coding sequence ATGATGAGTCAGAAGTTAATAAGTGCGCAACGTTTTATACTGAAACTCTATAAAAAGACGATATTAAGCACCGCCGTTTTTTTCACAAAAATATTTCAAGATCTATTAATGGTGATTAAAGTGAGAAAGATAATTTTGATTTTAGCATTTTTCTTTCCATTAATGGCCGTATCTACCCCTTACGGTAACCCATTACAGAAAAAAATAGTCAAAAAAGGAAAAATGTTCATTATAAAACTTCCTGCAAACCCAACGACTGGTTATGGCTGGACGGTAAGAAAATCACCACACCAAGTTATTTATCTTGGAAAACACTATGTACAATCACCAGAGTGTAAAAAAGGTATTGTGGGATGCAGTGGCATAGAGATTTTGAGATTTAATGCAATTGAGGCGGGTAAAGGTGAGTTACAGCTTCAATACGTTCGTCCGTGGGATCTCCCCTACCTAAAAGCAGGGGTAAAACTGTGGATGTCGAGTTAA
- the ltrA gene encoding group II intron reverse transcriptase/maturase, with protein sequence MNQSKPFALSRHAVWSAYKKVKANKGSAGIDGQSIEEFDRNLVGNLYKIWNRMASGSYMPPAVRRVDIPKATGGTRPLGIPTVSDRIAQMVVKDMLEPILEALFHNDSYGYRPHKSAHDALRMARHRCWRTDWVLDVDIKGFFDNIDHELLMRAVCRHTDCRWVKLYIERWLTASVCMPDGTVQMRDKGTPQGGVISPLLANLFLHYAFDMWMTREFPVVRFERYADDVVIHCKSHAQAMMLRGRLRKRLAECKLEMSPGKTKVVYCKDRERTEAYPEISFDFVGYTFRPRKSFSKEGELSVNFLPAMSGRAAKAIRQTVRGWDLSHKTPLSLEVMARWLNPMLRGWVKYYGHFYRSAMNCIATHVDLHLAKWVARKYKRVHGSLAQAYEWLRRIQRARPGLFAHWEICTRREWSTTRAG encoded by the coding sequence GTGAACCAGTCCAAACCGTTTGCGTTATCCAGACATGCCGTCTGGAGCGCGTACAAGAAAGTAAAAGCCAACAAAGGCAGTGCTGGGATCGATGGTCAGTCGATTGAGGAATTTGATAGGAACCTCGTGGGGAACTTGTACAAAATCTGGAACCGAATGGCCTCGGGCAGCTATATGCCGCCAGCGGTTCGGCGTGTTGATATACCCAAGGCGACGGGTGGAACGAGACCCCTGGGGATCCCCACAGTCTCGGATCGCATTGCGCAGATGGTTGTCAAAGACATGCTGGAGCCGATTCTGGAGGCACTGTTCCACAATGACTCTTATGGCTATCGCCCGCACAAATCTGCGCACGATGCCCTGAGGATGGCCCGGCATCGATGCTGGCGTACTGACTGGGTGCTGGACGTGGACATCAAGGGGTTCTTCGACAATATCGATCACGAACTCCTGATGAGAGCGGTGTGCAGGCATACGGACTGCAGATGGGTGAAACTCTACATTGAGCGATGGCTGACCGCATCGGTGTGTATGCCGGACGGAACGGTGCAGATGAGGGACAAGGGAACGCCTCAGGGCGGAGTCATTAGTCCATTACTTGCCAATCTGTTTCTGCATTATGCATTCGATATGTGGATGACGCGGGAATTCCCCGTCGTCCGGTTCGAGCGATACGCTGATGATGTAGTCATTCACTGCAAGAGTCATGCTCAGGCAATGATGCTGCGTGGCAGGCTCAGAAAACGGCTGGCTGAGTGTAAGCTGGAGATGAGTCCGGGCAAGACTAAAGTCGTTTACTGCAAGGACAGGGAAAGAACGGAAGCATATCCTGAAATCAGCTTCGACTTTGTGGGCTATACGTTCAGGCCAAGAAAGTCCTTCTCGAAAGAGGGAGAGCTGTCGGTGAATTTCCTGCCAGCAATGAGCGGCAGAGCTGCGAAGGCAATCCGGCAGACGGTACGGGGCTGGGATCTGAGCCACAAAACGCCGTTATCGCTGGAAGTCATGGCCCGTTGGCTCAACCCCATGTTACGGGGCTGGGTTAAGTACTATGGTCACTTTTATCGTTCAGCAATGAACTGTATAGCCACTCATGTAGATCTGCACCTTGCGAAATGGGTCGCCCGCAAATATAAGCGGGTCCACGGTAGTCTGGCTCAGGCATATGAATGGTTAAGACGGATACAGCGCGCCAGGCCCGGTCTGTTTGCACACTGGGAAATTTGTACGCGGCGTGAGTGGTCAACGACAAGAGCCGGATGA